The window ACGGATGCAGATACTACTTGTACTCAGCCCTCCAGGTCTCAGTGTCTAGAACAAGGCAGGTCTGAGTTGCCCACTTTTTCTCAGCATAAAGCTCCATATCTTTGAAGACGAacataggaagatcccctggagagtgaaacagcaacccactccagtcttcttgcctggagaatcccatggacacatgaACCTGGAGAGcgatagtccacggggttgcagtcggacacgaccgagcaacagCTCTGTAAACTCTAAGGGGACGCTTTCCAGTTCTGCAGCTACTcactgtccacggggttgcagtcggacacgaccgagcaacagCTCTGTAAACTCTAAGGGGACGCTCTCCAGTTCTGCAGCTACTCACTGTGTTGCCTGTGGACCCCGAGGGAAAGGGGACCCCCACTTACATCGGGGTTACATACAGTTGATAGCAAATTTATGCCAGAATGGAGAGCATCCACCcaaggtgctgtgctgtgccaagtcattcagtcatgttcaactctttgcgaccccattgactgtagcctgccaggctcctctgtccataggatcctccagacaagaagactggagtgggtcgccatgccctcctccaggggatctttccgacccagggatcaaatccgcatctcttacgtctcctgcactggcaggcgggctctttacgaccgccgccacctgggaagcccacagggcACAGTCACATCACTCCTCCCATCACCTTATTCGGAGCCTGTGCGACTTCTTGCGGATCCGTAGCTTTAGCTTTTAGGTCATCGTTGGGCAGGTTTCccccaggttcagtcctttgTGCCAAAGTCCGCAGGCTTCTCTTCTTCACTCCTGGGGGTTTGGGGGGCTCCCGTGTCTCCCTGGGGGCTGTCCTCTGCTTCTTCTGGAGTGGCCTCTCGTCCTCGGGGTCCTGGGCAGCTGTCACAGGGCGCAGTCTCTTCCTGCCTGTGACTCTTCCGtcttctccctgctccctctcGGGGGACGGGGAAACGCAACTTTCACCTGGGTGTTTTGCAGGCTCTCTGCTGCCCACAAGGTCTTCTGTGAATCTTACTTTAGGGGCCCTGAGGACTCTTTGGGATGTTTCTACAGGTCTTCTGTCTGCTGTTTGCTTTGAGGCTCTCTTGATGGCAGTAGAACTGCTTTCCAGTTCCTCGGCCTGATCAGGCTTTTGGAAGGGCTCCTGGGAACCGGCTGGGTCTTCCACCGTCTTCTCCTGAAATGCTTTTCGCCGACTCCTGACGCCAATGAAGTTTTCTGCTGAGTTCAGGTTCCTCCTTGACATTTCCTTGGCCATCTTGATCTTGTTCTCATCGCCCACAGGTTCTGTGTGCGTCATTTCCCCTGGAGTCTGTGCAGGCCTGCTAAGCGCTGAGGGCTTGTCTACAGCCACTTTTCTTGGTGGTGACCTGAGCTGTTTCTGTCTACCTGTTCTCCTGGTGACTGGTTGTGCTGGTGGAGACTGGTGGGGCGCTGGAGCCGTCGTAACATCACTCACTGGTTCCTTGGCCCCATCTTGCTTTTGGAAGAGCTCTTTGGCACCGGCCAGGTCTTTCAGGGGTTGGGTCTTTTCCTTCAGTGTTCTTAGTCGGCTCCTGACCCCAATTACATTTTCTGCTGCATTGAGTTTCTGCTTTGAATTTTCCTTCAACACTCTGTTGTCTTTTTCATCATGTACAGGCTCGCTGTGTGTGGTTTCCCCTGGTGTCCGTGTGGGCTCTCTGAGCGCCGAGGGCCTTTCTATGTCCACTTTCTCTGGCGACGCCTTAAGTCGCCTCTTTCTGCTTGTTGGTCTGGTGATGGGTTTTGCTGGTGGAGACTGGCGGGGCATTGGAGTGGTTGTAACATCACCCTCTGGCTCTTTGACCTGATCTGGGTCTTGGAAGAGCTCTTTGACGCTGGCAGGGTCTTCCAGGGGTTGGGTCTTTTCCCTCAGTGTTCTTAGCCGACTCCGGACTCCAGTTACATTTTCTGCAGGATTGAGTTTCTGCCTTGGATTTTCCCTCAGCACTCTGCTGTCTTCTTCATCACGTGCAGGCTGGCCCCGTGTGCTTTCCCCTGGTGTCGGTGTGGGCTCTTCTTTGTCCACTTTCTCTGGTGATGACTTGGGCCGCCTCTTTCTGCTTGTTGGCCTGGTGACCGGTTCTGCTGGTGGGGATGGGCGGGGCCCTGGAGCTATTGTAACATCACCGTCTGCTTCTTTGGCCTGATCTGGCTTTTGGAAGAGCTCTTTGACACTGGCTGAGTCTTCCAAGGGTTGGGTCTTTTTCTTAAGTGTTCTTAGCCGACTCCTGATGCCTGTTACATTCTCTGCAGGACTCAGTTTCTGCCCTGAAGTTTCCTTCAACACCTTGCTGTCTTTTCCTTTGCCTACAGGCTCTGTGTGTGTATCCCCTGGCGTCTGTGTAGGCCCTGTGGACGCTGAGGGCTCTTCCATGGCCACTTTTCCTGGTGGTGACCTGAGCCGTCTCTGTCTGGTCGTTCTCCTGATGACTGGTTGAATTGGTGGAGACTGGCAGGACGCTGGAGCGATTTTTACATCACTCGCTGGTTCCTCAGTCTGGTTGGGGTTTTGGAAGGGCTCTTTGACCCTGGCTGGGTCTTCTGTGGGTTGGGCcttttctttaatgtttcttAGCCGACTCTTGACGCCAGTTACATTTTCTGCTGAGACCAGTTTCTGCCTTGAAGTTTTCTTACACACTTTGATGTCTTTTTCATCCTCTTCAGCTTCTCTCTGCATGCGTGTGGCTTCCTCTGGAGTCTGGGAGGGCCTCCTGAGTGCTGAGGGCTCTTCTACACCCACTTTCTCTGGCGATGACCTGAGTTGTTTCTTTCTACCTGTTCTCCTGGTAACAGGTTCTGCTGGTGATTTACAGGGTATGGCAGGGGGATGGTCATCGATCATTATGGGTTGCTTTGCATGATCTGGGGTTTGGAAGAGCTCTTTGAAGCCACTCAGGTCTTCCAGGGGCTGGGCTTTCTCCTTAGTTATCCTTGGCCACCTCTTGTGTGCAGTTACGTTTTCTGCAGAGTCTGGTTTCTCTTCTGGAGCTTCCTGAGACACTGCAGTGCCTCTGTCACCATCTTCTGGTTCTCTGGGTGAGTGTGTGGTTTCCCCCGGTGTTTGCTGAGGCTTCCTGAGAGCTGAGCAGTCTTCCTGCCTGTCCACTATCTTGGAAGGTGTCCTGAGATGCCCCCTTCTACCTGGTGTTATGGTGACTGGTTCTGGTTGTGGAGACTGGCAGAGCATTTGAGGGATACTGTTATCAGTCATTGGTTCCTTGGATTGACGTGGGGTTTGGAAGAGCTCTTTAAAGCCAGTCAGGTCTTCCAGGGGCTGGGCCTTTTCCTTAAGTGATGCTCTTGGCCGCCTCTTGCTTCCAGTTAAACTTTCTGCTGAGTCCAGTTTCTGCTTTGGAGTTTtcttaaatgctttttcttcacCATCACCTGCTTGTTCTCCTTCTGAGTGCCTGGTTCCCCGTGGAGTCTGTGCGGGCCTCCTGAGTGCCGAGAGCTCCTCCTTTACACCCACTTTCTGGGGAGAGGACTTGAGTCGTCTCTTCTCACTTGTTGGTGTGTTGAATGGTTCTGCTGGTGGAGATGTACAGGGCATTGTGGTGAGTTTGTCATCAGTCATTGCTCCATTTGCACGATCTGGGGTTTGGAAGAGCTCTTTGAAGCCATCCAGGTCTTCTAAGAGTTGGGCCTTTTCCTGGGGTGTCCTTGGCCGCCTCTTGCTTGCAGTTGAATGTTCTGCAGGGTCTGGTTTCTCTTCTGGAGCTTCCCGAGACACTGCAGCGCCTCTGTCGCCACCCTCTGGTTCTTTGGGTGAGTGTGTGGTCACCCCTGGTGTATGTGTAGGCTTCCTGAGAGCTGAGCGGTCTTCCTGCATGTCCACTTTTTGGGAAGGTGTCCTGAGACTTCCCCTTCTACCTGGTGTTATGTTGACTGGTTCCAGTAGTGGAGACTGACAGAGCATCTTAGGGGTTTTGAGAACAGCCCTTGGCTCCTTGGTGTGATCTGGGGTCTGGAAGAGCTCTCTGAAGCCAGTCAGGTCTTCTAGAGATTGGACCTTTTCCTTAGGTGTTCTTAGCTGCCTCTTAATTCCAGGGTCCAGTTTCTGCCTCGGCGTTCCTGTGAATGCTTTGATGTCTTCAAAATCACTTGCTGCTTCTCCTGAGTGCCTGGTTCCCCGTGGAGTCTGTGCAGGCCTCCTGAGCACTGAGAGCTCCTCCTCTGTGCCCACTTCCAGGGGAGGTGACTTGAGTCGTCTCTTCTTACTGGTCGGCGTGTTGACTGTTTCTGCTGGTGATTTATAGAGTGTTTTGGTGGTTTTGGCATCTGTCATTGGTTCCCTGGCTTGATCTGGGGTTTGGAAGAGCTCCTTAAAGCCAGTCAGGTCTTCCAGGGGCTGGGCCTTTCTCTTGGGTGTCCTTGGTCTCCTCTTGGCTGAAGGTACCTTTTCTGTAAGGTCTAGCATCTCTTCTGGAGCTTCCTGAGACACTGCAATGCCCTTGTCACCACCCTCTGGTTCTCTGGGTGACTGTGTGGTTTTTCCTGGTGTTTGTTGAGGTTTCCTGAGAGCTGAGAGGCCTTCCAGCACATTCACTTTTTGGGAAGGTGTCCTGCTTGGTGGGTTGACTGGTTCTGGTTGTGGAGATGTACAGGGTGTTTTGGTGGTTTTGGCATCTGTCATGGGTTCCCTGGCTTGATCTGGGGTTTGGAAGAGCTCCTTGAAGCCGGTCAGATCTTCCAGGGGCTGGGCCTTTCCCTTGGGTGTCCTTGGTCGCCTCTTGGCTGAAGGTACCTTTTCTGCAAGGTCTAGCATCTCTTCTGGAGCTTCCTGAGACACTGCAATGCCCTTGTCACCACCCTCTGGTTCTCTGGGTGACCGTGTGGCTTTTCCTGGTGTTTGTTGAGGTTTCCTGAGAGCTGAGAGGTCCTCCTGCACATTCACCTTCTGGGAAGGTGTCCTGAGACGTCCCCTTCTACTTGGTGTGTTGACTGGCTCTGACTGTGGAGATGTACAGGGTGTTTTGGTGGTTTTGTCATCAGTCATTGGTTCCTTGGCTTGATGAGGGGTTTGGAAGAGTTCTTTGAAGCCAGCCAGGTCTTCCAGAGGTGGGGCCTTTCCCTTGGGTGTCGTTGGCCTCCTCTTACTTCCAGCAGAATTCTCTGCAGGGCCCAGTTTCTGCTTTGGCGTTTCCTCAAACAATTCAGTGCTTTTATCATCAACTCCTGGTTCTCTGCACCATGTATGCATGGTTTGCCCTGACGCTGGTGTGTGTCTCCTAAGCACTGACAGTTCTTTCTCTGTATCCACCTTCCCAAGAAGTGTCCTGGGCTGTCTCTTTCTATTGGTTGGTGTGACAATTAACTCTGATTGGGAAGATGTGCAGAGCATTTGGGGTGTTTTGAGAACAGCCTTTGGCTCCTTGGTGTGATTTGGGGTCTGGAAGAGCTCTCTGAAGCCAGTCAGGTCTTCTAGAGATTGGACCTTTTCCTTGGGTGTTCTTAGCTGCCTCTTAATTCCAGTCACGTTTTCTGTAGGGTCCAGTTTCTGCCTTGGCATTTCCATGAATGCTTTGATGTCTTCACCATCACCTGCTGCTTCTCCTTCTGAGTGCCTGGTTCCCCCTGGAGCCTGTGCAGGCCTCCTGAGCACTGAGAGCTCCTCCTCTATGCCCACTTCCCGGGGAGGTGACTTGAGTTGTCTCTTCTTACTGGTCGGCGTGTTGACTGGTTCTGCTGGTGGAGATTTACAGGGTATTGTGGTGGGTTTTtcatctgtcattgtttccttgGCTTGATGTGGAGTTTGGAAGAGCTCCTTAAAGCCAGCCAGGTCTTCCAGTAGTGGGGTCTTTCTCTTGGGTGTTCTTGACCTCCTCTTGGTTGCAGGTATCTTTTCTGCAAGGTCTAGCATCTCTTCTGGAGCTTCCTGAGATACTGCAATGCTTCTGTCACCAGCCTCTGGCTCTCTGGGTGATTGTGTGGTTTCCCCTGGTGTTTGCTGAGGTTTCCTGAGAGCTGAGAGGTCTTCTTGCACATCCATTTTCTGGGAAGGTGTTCTGAGACGTCCCCTTCTAGTTGGTGTCATGTTGACTGGTTTCAGTTGTGGAGACTGGCCAAGCATTTGGGGGGTTTTGACAATAGCCCTTGGCAGGTTGGTGTGGGTTGGGGTTTGGAAGAGTTCTCTGAAGCCAGTCAGGTCTTCGAGAGACTGGACATCTTCTTTAGGTGTCCTTGACTGCCTCTTAATTCCAGTCACATAATCTGCAGGGTCCATTTTCTGCCTTGGCATTTCCTTGGACACTTTGATGTCTTCACCATCTGCTGGTTCTCTATCTGAGTGCCCGGTTCCCCTTGGTATTTGTTGAGGTTTCCCGAGAGATGAGAGCTCCTCTTCTACGTCCACTTTCTGGGAAGGTGTCCTGAGACGTCCCCTTCTACTTGGTGTGTTGACTGGCTCCGGTTGAGAAGATTTACAGGGTGTTTTGGTGGTTTTGGCATCTGTCATGGGTTCCCTGGCTTGATCTGGGGTTTGGAAGAGCTCCTTGAAGCCGGTCAGGTCTTCTAGGGGCTGAGCCTTTCCCTTGGGTGTCCTTGGTCGCTTCTTGGCTGAAGGTACCTTTTCTGCAAGGTCTAGCATCTCTTCTGGAGCTTCCTGAGACACTGCAATGCCCTTGTCACCACCCTCTGGTTCTCTGGGTGACCGTGTGGCTTTTCCTGGTGTTTGTTGAGGTTTCCTGAGAGCTGAGAGGTCCTCCTGCACATTCACCTTCTGGGAAGGTGTCCTGAGACGTCCCCTTCTACTTGGTGTGTTGACTGGCTCTGACTGTGGAGATGTACAGGGTGTTTTGGTGGTTTTGTCATCAGTCATTGGTTCCTTGGCTTGATGAGGGGTTTGGAAGAGTTCTTTGAAGCCAGCCAGGTCTTCCAGAGGTGGGGCCTTTCCCTTGGGTGTCGTTGGCCTCCTCTTACTTCCAGCAGAATTCTCTGCAGGGTCCAGTTTCTGCTTTGAAGTTTCCTTAAACAATTGGATGCTTTTAGCATCTCTTGATTCTCTTTGAGTGGGCGTGGCTTTCCCCAGAGTTTCCGAGAGCTTCCTAAGGTCCGAGAAACTTCCTACATCCACTTTCTGGGATGGTGTCTTGAGCTGTGTGCTCATCCCGGTGTGTATGCTGACTGCTCCTGGCTTGGGAGACTTACAGCTCATCCTTGTGGCTTTGTTCTTTGCATCCATCACTTCCTTGGCATGAACTGGAGTCTGTAGGAGACTCAGGATGTCCACCTGCTTCTCCTCGGGCTCTGTGTCCTGCGATCTCTGGAGGGTGGTCAGGTCTGCCGCTGGTTCACACTTCAGCTCTGAGGCTCGTCTTGATCTCCTCACAGCTATcgtcttttcagaattttcttttgatttgatgTTTTGCTTACATTGTTCGAacgacttttcactttcctttgtgTCTCTCTCCGGCTTCAGCTCTGGTTGTGGTGTTTTCCTCAGACGTCTTCCCAAGATGTCCTCAATGGTGTCAGGTTTTGCGTCTTGGTTCTCTGGCCCTGTACCTGGCGTCTGCACACCGCTGAGCTCTGCAGACCTTCTAGACCTGTTTGCACTTGATGTTGCCTTTGGAGTCGCTGTTGTGGACACAGGAGTTTTTATCTCAGCAGCTATGGTTTTATTCGTGCTCCTTGGTGTTTTCACAGGATCTTCGCTCATTTTAATACTGGGGCGTCTCAAGGCAGGGCTTGCAGAACTTTGATCAGATGGCCCTTTCACTGTATCGTGAGTCCTAGGAAACACATCTTCgcctataaaatattaaaacacacatgATAAACAGATTCTGTTCACTGTGTTGTGCCAATTTGCTATCTGATTCtcataaaatattacttaaaagcTAGTTTTGACTCTCATCCACCCCAGGATATGAGGCTGTCTCTACCAGACAGAGATAAATCTGTCTGACGTGAACCACACCCAtgtatgaataatgctgctgctgctgccgctaagtcacttcagtcgtgtccgactctgtgcgaccccatagactgcagcccacaaggctcccccatccctgggattctccaggcaagaacactggagtgggttgccatttccttctccagtgcatgaaagtgaaaaatgaaagtgaagtcgctcagtcgtgtctgactcttcgcaaccccatggactgcagcctaccaggctcctccatccatgggattttccaggcaagagtactggagtggggtgccattgccttctccgatgaatcATGTTAAGGGTGCTATAGAGTGAGGTCATCATAGGTGGTGATAAGGAGCTATAGGAAttaggtaaaagaaaaataattccttaGCAGGggttccctgggacttcccttgtggtccagtggttaaaccttcaccttccaatgcaagaggtaTGGGTTCGAACACTGGTCAGGGAgcaaaaatcccacatgcctcttggctaAAAAAAACGAAAATATAatacagaagcagtattgtaatgAATTCAATAGACTTGAAAAATAGtccacattaagaaaaaaaaaatcttaaaaaagaaagaaaggtccTCTGAAGGCTGCCACCCAGGTCTCAGTGACAGACATTTTTTCCATCAAACCATAGAAACAGCTGTTCAATCTGCTGGACCACCAATGCAATAATGGGGATTATACTTAGCGTGCTTAGGGTCTGTGTTACACAGGAAACATCTATTTTTCAGCGATAGGAAGCACCTCAAGCATAGCATGCTGTTCTCTCTACGACAGGTACATGGTGATCAGTGTCAATGGCAGAGAAGATAGACATCATGTGTCCATCTCACACTCATCCTGTGGCAGGTGTCTACCCCAGAGAAGCCTCAGTACCTGCGCGGTGGACACCTGCTGTCTTTCTCTTTGCCGACAGCACTTTCACATCTGAGTAATTTACCTACAAGTATGATGAGAGCTTCCCTTCTAGCtaagttggtaaacaatctgcctgcaatgcaggagacataggttcgatccccggatcaggaagattccctagagaaggaaatggcaacccactccagtattcttgcctggagaatcccatggacagaggagcctggcaggctacagtccatgggctcgcaagagtaggacacaacctagtgactaaaccaccaccatgatgagagagggcttcccaggtggcactagtggtaaagcacccgctgtcaatgcaggagacttaaaagacacaggtttgatctctgggtggggaaggtcccctggaggaaggcatcgcaacccattccagtattcttgcctgaagaatcccatggccagaggagtctggtgggctacatacagtccatggggtcacaaagagtcagacgcaacaaGCGACctagcacacgcacacacacacgaagaGAGATGATTACACTTGGCTGCTTGTCAACCTCTTCACTTATGCAAGATGAAGAAGGCCACGTGCACAGAGGGAGCTTATGGTTAGTAAACGGGTTTGCCTTTTTATGCAAGTCTCTGAAAGTCAGTGCTGGTTCTACTGCTGATAGAAATTCCCCCTATAAACAATAGGACAAAGAAGCTGGACAGCATTATCTGTCATAGAGAGATAATACCATAGCTTTTGTAACAAAAGAAGACTGTCTACAGTTCTGACTGAAAAGATCAAAGTGCTGGGGTGAAAAAAGGAAACCAACCAAAATTTTCCAAAGTGCACAGCAGAGGTTTTTCTCCTGAATGAGGTCCTGGAAGCTCTTTTCCAAGCAAATCCTCTGAATTTGGAAAAGTGGGGGGACACATGCTCATCCTTTGCGGCTTCTCTTTTACTGGTGTCTTGAACATTTCAGGCAGCCCTGTCACACAACAGTGGAAAAGCAGTTAGTAGACTGCCCATACCTGCAAACAAGCATGCCCGTCAAGCACAAAAGAGGGGATGGCAGAAGCCAAATAACACATCACCCCCTAGAATTCCAGGGATAGAGTCTCAGGAGAGGGTGATGCTGGTTGTGAACCCATTTTTAGAAGCGGGCACTGGGGAGTTAGATCATTTATCACATCTCCTCTGCCCTTCTTCTTGGAAAGATCTAATGAAGGAGGTCGATATCTGCAGTCTTTTAGTGTTCTCCAGATGTGAGTGCTGCGGAGAGGACAGAGATTGCCCTGTGGGGGGTCTCCCTACCATGCCTGCCGAAACCTAGGGCCCTCAAGCTTCCTGAAAACGTCCTTAGGGATGCAGTTCTGGAGTTCATGTACAAACAAAATGTCTCCAGATTTTAAAAGTGACATAGGACTGCCCATTTTTAGTACTCTCAAGTAAT is drawn from Bos indicus isolate NIAB-ARS_2022 breed Sahiwal x Tharparkar chromosome 26, NIAB-ARS_B.indTharparkar_mat_pri_1.0, whole genome shotgun sequence and contains these coding sequences:
- the MKI67 gene encoding proliferation marker protein Ki-67 isoform X1, which encodes MGPTRRLVTIKRSGVDGPHFPLSLSTCLFGRSIECDIRIQLPVVSKQHCKIEISEQEAVLFNFSSTNPTQINGSTFDKPVQLKHGDVITIVDRSFRYENESRQDGSKSPGFPGQRRDQEASRRVSRSSLSSNPEGKAQDSSAHSEVTEEAVSGRPVAHGEDVTATHAVSGRQEDHVSRKTPGRVRSSELPGDTCRGPTDPTTGDLKEDRSVASGTCREEPKALSSIQCLKRSDQSESPFRKLYESMKVELDVNPGKDNVLQNRRKSGLQHHCTAGRESADGLQDETLVSPKSRRKSGRSPHMKADPGLGEQGSSQTEGDGSGEPVQMPKEPKSPGIALTETETRKTRTPVWCSQQTTMPLWCSPHSPSRRQRSEDPSVGGGRVSQSLDQSEGSRADDQMFTPQKFLPGNQTPVKIGSFENTPEKLFSRKRKSVPANVDRLTAETEIPPPMISAPLALQVERKIESDLLNKPEKLGPATGQVGPGLSGLDTADVSSFGDSTNKMEGMAAKRRRVSFGGCLRPELFDENLPPNTPLKRGETPKQRRSLAAHTPTVLKKIIKSCQEQPQPSGKEDSSEVRLKVTSPDAFMSPLAANAVHTSAATPDRCRRLSKVSCVSGVSRSPHQTDVPRKGGRRSGSLPPQRASLERNQHGILQTIFSRRRSGASEANLIVARSWADVVKLGAKQAQNKAVKRGLPKQPGRRQRRANTPKKPPGPVHSQFSTGHANSPCTIVIGKAQLEKVTAPARPYRVINNFLVSKPRDFSEDLSGLPEMFKTPVKEKPQRMSMCPPTFPNSEDLLGKELPGPHSGEKPLLCTLENFGEDVFPRTHDTVKGPSDQSSASPALRRPSIKMSEDPVKTPRSTNKTIAAEIKTPVSTTATPKATSSANRSRRSAELSGVQTPGTGPENQDAKPDTIEDILGRRLRKTPQPELKPERDTKESEKSFEQCKQNIKSKENSEKTIAVRRSRRASELKCEPAADLTTLQRSQDTEPEEKQVDILSLLQTPVHAKEVMDAKNKATRMSCKSPKPGAVSIHTGMSTQLKTPSQKVDVGSFSDLRKLSETLGKATPTQRESRDAKSIQLFKETSKQKLDPAENSAGSKRRPTTPKGKAPPLEDLAGFKELFQTPHQAKEPMTDDKTTKTPCTSPQSEPVNTPSRRGRLRTPSQKVNVQEDLSALRKPQQTPGKATRSPREPEGGDKGIAVSQEAPEEMLDLAEKVPSAKKRPRTPKGKAQPLEDLTGFKELFQTPDQAREPMTDAKTTKTPCKSSQPEPVNTPSRRGRLRTPSQKVDVEEELSSLGKPQQIPRGTGHSDREPADGEDIKVSKEMPRQKMDPADYVTGIKRQSRTPKEDVQSLEDLTGFRELFQTPTHTNLPRAIVKTPQMLGQSPQLKPVNMTPTRRGRLRTPSQKMDVQEDLSALRKPQQTPGETTQSPREPEAGDRSIAVSQEAPEEMLDLAEKIPATKRRSRTPKRKTPLLEDLAGFKELFQTPHQAKETMTDEKPTTIPCKSPPAEPVNTPTSKKRQLKSPPREVGIEEELSVLRRPAQAPGGTRHSEGEAAGDGEDIKAFMEMPRQKLDPTENVTGIKRQLRTPKEKVQSLEDLTGFRELFQTPNHTKEPKAVLKTPQMLCTSSQSELIVTPTNRKRQPRTLLGKVDTEKELSVLRRHTPASGQTMHTWCREPGVDDKSTELFEETPKQKLGPAENSAGSKRRPTTPKGKAPPLEDLAGFKELFQTPHQAKEPMTDDKTTKTPCTSPQSEPVNTPSRRGRLRTPSQKVNVQEDLSALRKPQQTPGKATRSPREPEGGDKGIAVSQEAPEEMLDLAEKVPSAKRRPRTPKGKAQPLEDLTGFKELFQTPDQAREPMTDAKTTKTPCTSPQPEPVNPPSRTPSQKVNVLEGLSALRKPQQTPGKTTQSPREPEGGDKGIAVSQEAPEEMLDLTEKVPSAKRRPRTPKRKAQPLEDLTGFKELFQTPDQAREPMTDAKTTKTLYKSPAETVNTPTSKKRRLKSPPLEVGTEEELSVLRRPAQTPRGTRHSGEAASDFEDIKAFTGTPRQKLDPGIKRQLRTPKEKVQSLEDLTGFRELFQTPDHTKEPRAVLKTPKMLCQSPLLEPVNITPGRRGSLRTPSQKVDMQEDRSALRKPTHTPGVTTHSPKEPEGGDRGAAVSREAPEEKPDPAEHSTASKRRPRTPQEKAQLLEDLDGFKELFQTPDRANGAMTDDKLTTMPCTSPPAEPFNTPTSEKRRLKSSPQKVGVKEELSALRRPAQTPRGTRHSEGEQAGDGEEKAFKKTPKQKLDSAESLTGSKRRPRASLKEKAQPLEDLTGFKELFQTPRQSKEPMTDNSIPQMLCQSPQPEPVTITPGRRGHLRTPSKIVDRQEDCSALRKPQQTPGETTHSPREPEDGDRGTAVSQEAPEEKPDSAENVTAHKRWPRITKEKAQPLEDLSGFKELFQTPDHAKQPIMIDDHPPAIPCKSPAEPVTRRTGRKKQLRSSPEKVGVEEPSALRRPSQTPEEATRMQREAEEDEKDIKVCKKTSRQKLVSAENVTGVKSRLRNIKEKAQPTEDPARVKEPFQNPNQTEEPASDVKIAPASCQSPPIQPVIRRTTRQRRLRSPPGKVAMEEPSASTGPTQTPGDTHTEPVGKGKDSKVLKETSGQKLSPAENVTGIRSRLRTLKKKTQPLEDSASVKELFQKPDQAKEADGDVTIAPGPRPSPPAEPVTRPTSRKRRPKSSPEKVDKEEPTPTPGESTRGQPARDEEDSRVLRENPRQKLNPAENVTGVRSRLRTLREKTQPLEDPASVKELFQDPDQVKEPEGDVTTTPMPRQSPPAKPITRPTSRKRRLKASPEKVDIERPSALREPTRTPGETTHSEPVHDEKDNRVLKENSKQKLNAAENVIGVRSRLRTLKEKTQPLKDLAGAKELFQKQDGAKEPVSDVTTAPAPHQSPPAQPVTRRTGRQKQLRSPPRKVAVDKPSALSRPAQTPGEMTHTEPVGDENKIKMAKEMSRRNLNSAENFIGVRSRRKAFQEKTVEDPAGSQEPFQKPDQAEELESSSTAIKRASKQTADRRPVETSQRVLRAPKVRFTEDLVGSREPAKHPGESCVSPSPEREQGEDGRVTGRKRLRPVTAAQDPEDERPLQKKQRTAPRETREPPKPPGVKKRSLRTLAQRTEPGGNLPNDDLKAKATDPQEVAQAPNKGVSLRSRRPAKTSVEEQRPEVLISEEKVKIKRSEKKSVQPSQEMKLQSPEDGAKKPASGGKVEERRTRSRPGRQNQPPLPEAAEEKAREGRVDIPAKKQEEKEGTGHSDPKGSRSRKVSVRPRGNPSETASEQRVTRSAKRCAHSLQKESDNVCVKKIRTRSRRDPEDI